In one window of Legionella fallonii LLAP-10 DNA:
- a CDS encoding DDE-type integrase/transposase/recombinase, protein MKLNCSYQNVFSFNKNKSLVLYYKINRGLLAAEVMILDDSMKAIAQGGLYVAAVMDLFSRRIVGLAMSERMTAELVISSLKQAIPHRRPEQGLMHHSDKGCWYTSKNFQELLKENNIIVSMSGTGNCYDNAAMESFFHTAF, encoded by the coding sequence TTGAAATTAAATTGTTCCTATCAGAACGTTTTTTCCTTCAATAAAAATAAAAGTCTGGTTTTGTATTATAAAATTAATCGCGGATTATTAGCCGCAGAAGTCATGATACTGGATGATAGTATGAAAGCAATTGCCCAAGGGGGGCTCTATGTTGCTGCAGTAATGGACTTATTTTCTCGTCGTATTGTAGGACTTGCAATGAGTGAGCGTATGACCGCTGAACTAGTAATAAGTTCATTAAAACAAGCAATTCCTCATAGACGTCCAGAGCAGGGTCTTATGCATCATTCTGATAAAGGATGCTGGTACACCAGCAAAAATTTTCAAGAACTACTTAAGGAAAATAATATTATTGTAAGTATGAGTGGGACAGGTAACTGCTATGATAATGCAGCCATGGAAAGCTTTTTTCACACTGCATTTTGA
- a CDS encoding YheU family protein: MIKIDHTLLSEEALENLIINIITRQGIDYGEYEIDIQILL, encoded by the coding sequence ATGATTAAAATTGATCACACGTTACTAAGTGAAGAGGCCTTGGAAAATTTAATTATTAATATCATTACTCGCCAAGGTATCGATTATGGGGAATATGAAATCGATATTCAGATTCTGCTCTAA